Proteins co-encoded in one Nitrospirota bacterium genomic window:
- the tsaD gene encoding tRNA (adenosine(37)-N6)-threonylcarbamoyltransferase complex transferase subunit TsaD, translated as MLILGIETSCDETAAALVRDGAIIVSEELASQTGIHGPFGGVVPELACRAHVEVIDELVARTLDKAGVSGSDVDAVAVTQGPGLVGALLVGVCFAKGFAYGAGLPLVGVNHLEGHIVAPLLSGQPIQYPAIALIVSGGHTHLYYVESFGKYRLVGRTIDDAAGEAFDKGASCLGLGFPGGPAIDRLARTGDPARFRFPRPLTGRTTPRGEQAFDVSFSGLKTAFVQAVRRAGPGDAAYPDLAAGLQEAVVDVLVEKTLAAATTYRVPGIIVGGGVAANSRLRTVMSERAAAEGFALAMAEPRHCTDNAAMIALAALQRAPFDQPSGWDLNADPSLAL; from the coding sequence ATGCTGATTCTTGGAATTGAAACGTCGTGCGACGAAACCGCGGCGGCGCTGGTTCGAGACGGGGCCATCATCGTGTCCGAGGAACTGGCGAGCCAGACCGGCATCCACGGCCCGTTCGGCGGGGTGGTGCCGGAGCTGGCCTGCCGCGCGCACGTCGAGGTGATCGACGAGCTCGTGGCGCGGACGCTCGACAAGGCCGGGGTGTCGGGAAGCGATGTGGACGCGGTCGCGGTCACGCAAGGCCCGGGCCTGGTGGGCGCGTTGCTAGTCGGCGTGTGTTTCGCCAAGGGGTTTGCCTACGGGGCGGGCCTTCCGCTGGTGGGCGTCAACCATCTGGAAGGGCATATCGTGGCGCCGTTGTTGTCGGGCCAACCGATCCAGTACCCCGCGATCGCCCTGATCGTGTCGGGCGGCCACACGCACCTCTACTACGTCGAATCCTTCGGGAAATACCGGCTGGTGGGTCGCACCATCGACGATGCGGCCGGCGAGGCGTTCGACAAAGGCGCGTCGTGCCTCGGCCTGGGGTTTCCCGGCGGCCCCGCCATCGACCGTCTTGCACGAACCGGCGATCCCGCCCGGTTCCGGTTTCCGCGTCCGTTGACCGGACGTACGACGCCGCGAGGGGAGCAGGCTTTCGACGTGAGCTTCAGCGGGCTCAAGACCGCGTTCGTGCAGGCGGTGCGGCGCGCCGGACCCGGGGATGCGGCCTACCCGGACCTTGCGGCCGGCCTCCAGGAAGCCGTGGTCGACGTGCTGGTGGAAAAGACGCTCGCCGCAGCCACAACCTACCGCGTGCCGGGGATCATCGTGGGGGGCGGCGTGGCCGCCAACTCGCGGCTGCGGACCGTGATGAGCGAGCGGGCCGCGGCCGAGGGGTTTGCCCTGGCCATGGCCGAGCCGCGCCATTGCACGGACAACGCCGCCATGATCGCGCTGGCCGCGCTCCAACGGGCGCCCTTCGATCAGCCCTCCGGCTGGGACCTCAACGCCGACCCATCCCTGGCGTTGTAG
- a CDS encoding SDR family oxidoreductase — translation MKSIFITGASSGIGEALAVRFAAPDRTLGLVARRKAELDRVAEQCRARGATVSVFPADVRDAAAVDAAARTFLRAAGSVDVVIANAGVSRRDNEARSGADLSREIIETNLLGVIYTFTPFIAGMDQAGSGSLVAISSVAGFRGLPNAGAYSASKAAVNTWMESLRVRLRGCVHVMTVCPGFVATPMTASNRFRMPWLLTAEDAAARIERGIQRKQAVLTFPAPMAGLVAIAHLLPRPLYEVVAAWAMRYRAELLKKQPPTNR, via the coding sequence ATGAAGTCGATCTTTATCACCGGAGCGTCCTCGGGCATCGGCGAGGCGCTCGCAGTGCGTTTCGCGGCCCCGGACCGCACCTTGGGTTTGGTGGCCCGGCGAAAGGCCGAGCTCGACCGGGTCGCGGAACAGTGCCGGGCGCGCGGCGCTACGGTCTCGGTCTTTCCCGCTGATGTCCGGGACGCGGCAGCGGTTGACGCCGCGGCCCGGACGTTCCTCCGGGCTGCGGGCTCGGTGGACGTGGTGATCGCGAACGCCGGAGTCAGCCGCCGCGACAACGAAGCACGCAGCGGAGCCGACCTTTCCCGCGAAATCATCGAGACGAATCTGCTGGGCGTCATCTACACGTTCACACCATTTATCGCCGGCATGGACCAAGCGGGATCCGGCTCCCTAGTGGCGATTTCCAGCGTGGCGGGATTTCGCGGTCTCCCCAACGCCGGCGCGTATTCAGCTTCCAAGGCCGCGGTCAACACCTGGATGGAAAGCCTTCGCGTGCGGCTACGCGGCTGCGTGCACGTCATGACCGTGTGTCCCGGGTTTGTCGCCACCCCGATGACCGCCTCCAACCGCTTTCGCATGCCCTGGCTCCTGACCGCGGAGGACGCCGCGGCGCGGATCGAACGTGGCATTCAACGAAAGCAAGCCGTGCTGACATTTCCCGCGCCCATGGCTGGCCTCGTCGCCATCGCCCACCTGCTGCCGCGGCCGCTGTACGAGGTCGTGGCCGCCTGGGCGATGCGTTACCGCGCGGAACTCCTGAAAAAACAACCGCCCACGAATCGTTAG
- a CDS encoding ATP-dependent Clp protease ATP-binding subunit — protein MFERFTDRGRKIIILAREEAERHQNDYLGTEHLVLAILREGDGVALAVIKKMGLSPEQVRLEIERNLPSGGSTMTFGEIPFTPRVKKVIEFSIEEAKLLGHNYIGSEHLLLGLLREEEGMGGKILRSLGANLLTARQLTINLLKKNVPREKDKKSNTPALDEFGRDLTQLATEGSLDPVIGRTDEIERVLQILCRRTKNNPVLIGESGVGKTAIVEGLAQRIVASEVPDNLLNRRVIALDLGSLVAGTKYRGQFEERLKVVMKEIVSAGNVIIFIDELHTLVGAGAAEGSIDASNMLKPALARGEIQCIGATTLDEYRKHIERDAALKRRFQPIHVHPPSIDETIKIIRGLKDRYEDHHGITITEDAVVEAVRLSDRYITDRFLPDKAIDVIDEAGSRAKLLNYALPTELRGLEQEYKRVAKEKDVAIKAQNFEEAVKLREEEERLKKMLEDSKREWKRTQEKQRTNITKEEVAFVVAKMTGIPLYKLEEEESKKLLQMEEALHKRVVGQEEAITAVSKAIRRARAGLKGERRPIGSFVFLGPTGVGKTELARTLAEFLFDDPDALIRIDMSEYMERFASSRLVGAPPGYVGYEEGGQLTEKVRRRPYSVVLFDEIEKAHPEIFNMLLQVLDDGALTDSLGRKVDFKNTVIIMTSNVGARMIDKGASLGFRKASEQGEVVRMKDDVMTELKKTFNPEFLNRIDEIVVFHPLSKEHLVKIVDILTDEVNHRLTEKGIQIELDEDVKKWLIEEGYQPLYGARPMRRCVQRHIEDPLSEELLRGRFKEQKRIKVVLRDNAPTFTEEEAMAGV, from the coding sequence ATGTTCGAACGTTTCACCGATCGAGGCAGAAAAATCATCATCCTCGCGAGGGAAGAGGCCGAACGCCACCAGAACGACTACCTGGGGACGGAGCACCTGGTCCTGGCGATCCTCCGTGAAGGTGATGGCGTTGCGCTGGCGGTGATCAAGAAGATGGGGCTGTCTCCGGAGCAGGTCCGCTTGGAGATCGAGCGCAACCTGCCGAGCGGCGGCAGCACCATGACGTTCGGCGAGATTCCGTTCACGCCCCGCGTGAAGAAAGTCATCGAGTTTTCCATCGAGGAGGCCAAACTCCTCGGACACAACTATATCGGGAGCGAACACCTCCTGCTCGGCCTGTTGCGCGAGGAGGAGGGCATGGGCGGGAAGATCCTCCGCAGCCTGGGGGCGAACCTGCTCACGGCCCGCCAGCTCACCATCAATCTGCTCAAGAAAAACGTCCCGCGCGAGAAGGACAAGAAGAGCAACACGCCCGCGCTCGACGAGTTCGGTCGCGACCTGACCCAGCTCGCCACCGAAGGCTCGCTGGACCCCGTCATCGGCCGCACCGACGAGATCGAACGCGTGCTGCAGATTCTCTGCCGTCGGACCAAGAACAACCCGGTCCTGATCGGCGAGTCCGGCGTGGGCAAGACCGCGATCGTGGAAGGCCTCGCGCAGCGGATCGTGGCGTCGGAGGTCCCGGACAACCTGCTCAACCGGCGGGTGATCGCCTTGGACCTCGGATCGCTGGTGGCGGGCACCAAGTATCGCGGGCAGTTCGAAGAGCGACTCAAGGTGGTCATGAAGGAGATCGTGAGCGCGGGCAACGTCATCATCTTTATCGACGAGTTGCACACGCTGGTGGGCGCCGGCGCGGCCGAGGGCTCGATCGACGCCTCCAACATGCTCAAACCCGCGTTGGCGCGCGGCGAGATCCAGTGCATCGGCGCCACCACGCTGGACGAGTACCGTAAGCACATCGAGCGCGACGCGGCCCTGAAGCGACGGTTCCAGCCGATCCACGTGCACCCGCCGAGCATCGATGAGACCATCAAGATCATCCGCGGCTTGAAGGACCGGTACGAGGATCACCACGGCATCACCATCACCGAAGACGCGGTGGTGGAGGCGGTACGCCTGTCCGACCGCTACATCACCGACCGGTTCTTGCCGGACAAGGCGATCGACGTGATCGACGAAGCGGGTTCGCGGGCCAAGCTGCTCAACTACGCGTTGCCCACCGAGTTGCGGGGGTTGGAGCAGGAGTACAAGCGGGTCGCGAAGGAAAAGGACGTCGCGATCAAAGCGCAGAACTTCGAGGAAGCGGTCAAGCTTCGCGAGGAGGAAGAGCGCCTCAAGAAGATGCTGGAAGACTCCAAACGCGAGTGGAAGCGAACCCAGGAGAAACAGCGGACCAACATCACGAAGGAGGAAGTGGCGTTCGTAGTGGCCAAGATGACCGGCATTCCGCTGTACAAGCTGGAAGAAGAGGAGTCCAAGAAACTGCTCCAGATGGAAGAGGCGCTGCACAAACGCGTGGTCGGGCAGGAAGAGGCGATCACCGCCGTGTCCAAGGCCATCCGCCGCGCCCGCGCGGGACTCAAAGGCGAGCGTCGCCCCATCGGGTCGTTCGTCTTCCTGGGGCCGACCGGGGTGGGGAAGACCGAGTTGGCTCGCACGCTGGCCGAGTTTCTCTTCGACGACCCGGACGCGTTGATCCGGATCGACATGTCCGAGTACATGGAGCGCTTTGCGAGCTCGCGCTTGGTCGGCGCCCCTCCGGGATACGTGGGGTACGAAGAGGGCGGCCAGTTGACCGAGAAGGTCCGGCGGCGGCCGTATTCGGTGGTGCTGTTCGATGAAATCGAAAAGGCGCACCCCGAGATCTTCAACATGTTGCTCCAGGTTTTGGACGACGGCGCGCTGACCGACAGCCTGGGGCGGAAGGTGGACTTCAAGAACACGGTGATCATCATGACCTCCAACGTGGGCGCGCGGATGATCGACAAGGGCGCGTCGCTGGGGTTCCGGAAGGCCAGCGAGCAGGGCGAGGTCGTCCGTATGAAAGACGACGTGATGACCGAGTTGAAGAAGACCTTCAACCCCGAGTTCCTGAATCGCATCGATGAGATCGTGGTGTTCCACCCGCTGTCCAAGGAACACCTCGTGAAGATCGTGGATATCTTGACCGACGAGGTCAACCACCGGTTGACGGAAAAGGGTATCCAAATCGAACTCGACGAGGACGTCAAGAAGTGGCTCATCGAAGAGGGGTACCAGCCGCTCTACGGCGCGAGGCCGATGCGTCGCTGCGTCCAGCGGCACATCGAAGATCCGTTGTCGGAGGAGTTGTTGCGCGGCCGGTTCAAGGAACAGAAGAGGATCAAAGTCGTGCTCCGCGACAACGCGCCGACGTTTACCGAAGAAGAGGCCATGGCCGGCGTCTGA
- a CDS encoding anhydro-N-acetylmuramic acid kinase: MLVIGLSSGTSVDGIDAALTDITGTGSRVRIKLVAYRTVPYPRGVRERVLALQSPSGRPIEEICRLNAYLGELFADAARRIAEAARVPLGRVALIGSHGQTVAHQPVPVREGRFRVASTLQIGEPAVIAERTGVTTIGDFRPRDIAAGGQGAPVTPLIHHHCFAHARRNRLVVNLGGITNVTWLPAGPRGAGAGRIQAFDTGPGNMLIDGLMERFTRGREVMDRSGRAAGGGTVADDLLRTLLRHPFLRRRPPKTTGRETFGADLIERIVRDAARAQIKPRDVLATVTAFTARSIAQAYERFLRPSGLVHDVIVGGGGAYNATLLAELRRAFHPASVGTMAAHGVAPKAIEAMAFALLAYLAARGEPNNVPSATGAKRAVVMGKLIPG; this comes from the coding sequence GTGCTCGTCATTGGGTTATCGTCGGGCACCTCCGTCGATGGCATCGATGCGGCCCTCACCGACATCACCGGGACCGGTTCCCGCGTCCGCATCAAACTGGTGGCCTATCGCACCGTTCCGTACCCGCGCGGCGTTCGTGAGCGCGTGCTGGCACTCCAGTCGCCGTCCGGTCGCCCGATCGAAGAGATCTGCCGGCTCAACGCGTATCTCGGCGAGCTGTTCGCGGACGCGGCCCGCCGGATTGCCGAGGCCGCGAGGGTGCCGCTTGGCCGCGTGGCGCTGATCGGCTCGCACGGCCAAACTGTCGCGCACCAACCGGTTCCGGTTCGCGAAGGCCGGTTCCGGGTCGCCTCCACGCTCCAAATCGGGGAACCCGCGGTCATCGCGGAGCGGACCGGCGTCACGACCATCGGCGACTTTCGACCGCGCGACATCGCGGCAGGCGGGCAGGGCGCGCCGGTCACGCCGTTGATCCATCATCATTGCTTCGCGCATGCCCGCCGTAACCGGCTGGTGGTCAACCTCGGCGGGATCACGAACGTCACGTGGCTGCCCGCTGGCCCGCGCGGGGCCGGTGCCGGCCGGATCCAGGCGTTCGACACGGGTCCGGGCAACATGCTCATCGACGGTCTCATGGAACGGTTCACGCGGGGCCGCGAGGTCATGGATCGGTCCGGTCGCGCCGCCGGCGGCGGAACCGTCGCGGACGATCTGCTCCGGACCTTGCTGCGGCACCCGTTCCTGCGCCGTCGCCCGCCGAAAACCACCGGGCGCGAGACGTTCGGCGCGGATCTGATCGAACGGATCGTCCGCGACGCGGCCCGCGCGCAGATCAAGCCCCGCGACGTCCTGGCCACGGTCACCGCGTTCACGGCCCGTTCGATCGCCCAGGCGTACGAGCGGTTTCTGCGGCCCTCGGGACTCGTGCACGACGTGATCGTGGGGGGCGGCGGCGCGTACAACGCGACGCTGTTGGCCGAACTGCGACGGGCCTTTCACCCGGCGTCGGTGGGAACCATGGCCGCCCACGGCGTCGCCCCCAAAGCCATCGAGGCCATGGCGTTCGCGTTGTTGGCCTACCTCGCGGCGCGCGGTGAACCCAACAACGTCCCCTCCGCGACCGGCGCGAAACGGGCCGTGGTGATGGGAAAACTTATTCCGGGTTAG